A portion of the Sphingorhabdus pulchriflava genome contains these proteins:
- a CDS encoding GNAT family N-acetyltransferase — translation MTELLSLDQIPHEQTEALLDAAFGTDRRGRTAYLLRCGSTAIPELSFAITDNGALVGTIQCWPVQIGGAKLVLVGPVAVLPERQGQGIGHRLMYASLDATARLGEPAMVMIGDPEYYERFGFTAAETSGWLLPGPWEPRRLLARNVGGHSLPETGMLERADAL, via the coding sequence ATGACTGAACTTCTCTCCCTCGACCAAATACCGCACGAACAAACTGAAGCGCTGCTCGACGCAGCCTTTGGTACCGACCGACGAGGCCGGACCGCTTATTTGCTGCGCTGTGGAAGCACAGCCATCCCGGAGCTGTCTTTCGCAATAACAGACAATGGCGCGTTGGTGGGTACGATCCAATGTTGGCCGGTCCAGATCGGGGGTGCGAAACTGGTGCTTGTGGGACCTGTGGCCGTCTTACCTGAGCGCCAAGGACAAGGCATAGGCCACCGCCTGATGTATGCAAGCCTTGACGCCACCGCGCGACTGGGCGAACCGGCGATGGTGATGATTGGCGATCCCGAATATTATGAACGCTTCGGCTTTACCGCGGCCGAAACCAGCGGATGGCTTCTGCCCGGACCTTGGGAGCCGCGAAGGCTGCTCGCCCGCAATGTTGGCGGACATAGCCTGCCCGAAACCGGCATGCTGGAACGCGCTGATGCCCTATAA
- the rimP gene encoding ribosome maturation protein RimP, whose translation MPDLKKLAALIAPEAEALGFDLVRVAWFDRGAEGSDEPTLQVMAERPETGQLVIDDCAALSHRISDLFDELDPIEEAYRLEVSSPGIDRPLTRLKDFAEWAGHEAKIEAIEPIENQKRFRGELAGVDGEEVSITDRTGAKHAIAFSNIYSAKLVLTDRLIASTAPLNSAGADAIEEETPDDVQED comes from the coding sequence ATGCCCGATTTGAAAAAGCTTGCCGCACTCATCGCACCTGAAGCCGAAGCTCTAGGTTTCGATCTGGTGCGCGTGGCCTGGTTTGATCGCGGCGCGGAAGGTTCCGATGAGCCGACATTACAGGTGATGGCGGAGCGACCGGAAACGGGCCAGCTTGTTATCGATGATTGTGCCGCACTGTCGCACCGGATCTCGGACCTGTTTGATGAGCTGGACCCGATCGAAGAGGCCTATCGGCTCGAAGTCAGCTCCCCGGGCATCGATCGCCCTCTGACCCGGCTGAAGGACTTTGCCGAGTGGGCAGGGCATGAAGCCAAAATCGAGGCAATCGAGCCTATTGAAAACCAGAAAAGGTTTCGCGGTGAACTTGCAGGCGTCGACGGCGAAGAGGTTTCGATAACCGATCGCACTGGCGCCAAACACGCAATTGCCTTTTCCAATATATATTCCGCCAAGCTGGTCTTGACAGACCGGCTGATTGCGTCGACTGCGCCGCTCAACAGCGCTGGGGCCGATGCCATCGAAGAAGAAACTCCAGACGACGTACAGGAAGACTAA
- a CDS encoding PQQ-dependent sugar dehydrogenase, translating into MLRALSLTAASLVAVACTPSTSNAEVSTGSKPFAVTEIATFNEPWAMTFLPEFNQALVTEKGGKLMLWESEGPVVEVKGVPKVAYGGQGGLGDVVLHPDFANNRTIYISYAEAGEGGYGAAVASAKLDSENGEPTLKDIKVIWRQVPKVEGRGHYGHRLAFSPDGKYLFIASGERQKFDPAQDMNSNLGKVLRIFPDGGIPKDNPFYDASNPVKSQIWSLGHRNPLGLTFDDKGQLWNQEMGPRHGDELNLVKRGANYGYPKVSNGNHYDGRDIPDHKPGDGFEAPKAFWDPAISPGGLMYYNGDLFPAWKGSLFLGGLGGEVLVRVKVNGDTVEKADHWPMDARIREVEQSPDGAVWVLEDGEKGRLLKLTPKK; encoded by the coding sequence ATGTTGCGTGCCTTAAGCCTAACCGCCGCCAGCCTTGTTGCAGTTGCATGTACCCCGTCAACCAGCAACGCCGAAGTTTCGACCGGCTCCAAGCCTTTTGCCGTCACCGAAATCGCGACCTTCAACGAACCTTGGGCGATGACTTTCCTGCCCGAATTCAATCAAGCGCTTGTCACCGAAAAGGGCGGCAAGTTGATGCTTTGGGAGTCCGAAGGTCCGGTTGTTGAAGTCAAGGGCGTGCCTAAAGTCGCTTATGGCGGCCAAGGCGGGTTGGGCGACGTTGTACTGCATCCCGACTTTGCCAACAATCGCACAATCTATATCAGCTATGCCGAAGCAGGCGAAGGCGGATATGGCGCAGCGGTTGCGTCGGCCAAACTCGATTCCGAAAATGGCGAACCAACGCTTAAAGATATAAAGGTGATTTGGCGGCAAGTGCCCAAAGTCGAAGGGCGCGGTCACTATGGACACCGCCTCGCCTTCTCGCCCGACGGCAAATATCTGTTCATCGCCTCGGGAGAGCGGCAGAAATTTGATCCGGCGCAGGATATGAATTCCAATTTGGGCAAGGTGCTGCGCATTTTCCCCGATGGCGGCATTCCAAAAGACAATCCCTTTTACGACGCAAGCAATCCGGTGAAGTCGCAAATCTGGTCACTTGGCCACCGCAATCCGCTGGGCCTGACCTTTGATGACAAGGGTCAATTGTGGAACCAGGAAATGGGACCACGACATGGCGACGAACTCAATCTGGTCAAACGCGGCGCCAATTATGGATATCCCAAAGTTTCGAACGGCAACCATTATGACGGCCGCGACATCCCCGACCACAAGCCAGGTGATGGTTTCGAAGCGCCCAAGGCGTTCTGGGATCCCGCCATTTCACCGGGCGGATTGATGTATTACAATGGCGATCTCTTCCCGGCATGGAAGGGTTCGCTATTCCTCGGCGGATTGGGCGGCGAAGTGCTGGTTCGCGTCAAAGTCAACGGCGATACTGTCGAAAAGGCAGACCATTGGCCGATGGATGCGCGCATCCGCGAAGTTGAACAAAGCCCTGATGGCGCTGTCTGGGTTTTGGAAGACGGCGAGAAAGGCCGCCTTCTCAAACTGACCCCGAAAAAATAG
- the nusA gene encoding transcription termination factor NusA, which translates to MANPIAANKAELLAIANAVASEKMIDKAIVVEALEEAIQRAARARYGAENDIRAKLDTQTGDLRLWRVVEVVEVVEDYFKQVDIKQAEKLQKDAKVGDFIVDPLPPVDLGRIDAQSAKQVIFQKVRDAERERQFEEFKDRAGEIITGVVKSVEFGHVVVDLGRAEGVIRRDQQIPREVVRPGDRVRALILKVVRENRGPQILLSRAHPDFMKKLFAQEVPEIYDGIIEIKAAARDPGSRAKIGVISYDSSIDPVGACVGMKGSRVQAVVQEMQGEKIDIIPWSEDAATFIVNALQPATVSRVVIDEEEGRIEVVVPDDQLSLAIGRRGQNVRLASQLTGRAIDIMTEAESSEKRQKEFVERSEMFQQELDVDETLAQLLVAEGFSELEEVAYVALEEIAGIEGLDDELAEELQSRAVEALERKEEAARTERRELGVEDALAELPHLTEAMLVTLGKAGIKTLDDLADLATDELIQKGRGEQRRSDNRRARTEEKPGILAVYGLNEEQGNEIIMAARAHWFEDEDGAPAPGFEEEDAVVAEDSQ; encoded by the coding sequence ATGGCCAATCCGATAGCCGCCAATAAGGCAGAACTGCTTGCTATCGCTAACGCAGTTGCCAGCGAAAAGATGATCGACAAGGCGATCGTTGTCGAAGCACTTGAAGAAGCGATCCAGCGCGCAGCGCGGGCCCGCTATGGTGCCGAAAACGACATTCGCGCAAAACTAGATACGCAGACTGGCGACCTTCGCCTGTGGCGCGTTGTTGAGGTTGTTGAAGTGGTCGAAGACTATTTCAAGCAGGTCGATATCAAGCAGGCCGAAAAGCTGCAAAAGGATGCCAAGGTTGGCGATTTCATCGTCGATCCGCTGCCCCCGGTTGATCTGGGCCGTATCGACGCACAGTCAGCAAAGCAGGTTATCTTCCAGAAAGTTCGCGATGCAGAGCGCGAGCGCCAATTTGAAGAATTCAAGGATCGCGCAGGCGAAATCATCACTGGCGTCGTGAAGTCAGTCGAATTCGGTCATGTCGTGGTAGATCTTGGTCGTGCCGAAGGCGTTATCCGCCGCGACCAGCAGATTCCGCGCGAAGTGGTGCGCCCCGGCGATCGCGTTCGTGCATTGATCCTGAAGGTCGTTCGTGAAAACCGCGGTCCGCAGATTCTGCTCAGCCGTGCACATCCGGACTTCATGAAGAAGCTGTTCGCACAGGAAGTACCCGAAATTTACGATGGCATCATCGAAATCAAGGCCGCAGCCCGCGATCCGGGCAGCCGCGCCAAGATTGGCGTGATCAGCTATGACAGCTCGATTGACCCCGTCGGCGCATGCGTCGGCATGAAGGGCAGCCGCGTTCAGGCCGTTGTTCAGGAAATGCAGGGCGAAAAGATCGACATCATCCCCTGGTCGGAAGATGCAGCGACCTTTATCGTCAACGCATTGCAGCCCGCAACGGTCAGCCGCGTGGTTATCGATGAAGAAGAGGGCCGCATCGAGGTTGTCGTTCCTGACGATCAATTGAGCCTTGCCATCGGTCGCCGTGGCCAGAATGTCCGTCTCGCCAGCCAGCTGACGGGTCGTGCTATCGACATCATGACCGAGGCGGAATCGAGCGAGAAGCGTCAGAAGGAATTTGTCGAGCGTTCGGAAATGTTCCAGCAGGAACTCGACGTCGACGAAACGCTCGCGCAGCTGTTGGTTGCCGAAGGGTTCAGCGAACTCGAAGAAGTGGCCTATGTCGCGCTTGAAGAAATCGCTGGTATCGAAGGTCTTGACGACGAGCTGGCCGAAGAACTTCAAAGCCGTGCCGTTGAGGCTCTTGAGCGCAAGGAAGAAGCTGCGCGCACTGAACGGCGTGAACTGGGCGTTGAAGACGCATTGGCCGAATTGCCGCACCTGACCGAAGCGATGCTCGTCACTTTGGGTAAGGCTGGTATCAAGACGCTGGATGATCTGGCCGATCTTGCGACCGACGAGCTTATCCAAAAGGGCCGCGGTGAACAGCGTCGCAGCGATAACCGTCGCGCACGCACCGAAGAAAAGCCGGGCATCCTCGCAGTCTATGGACTGAACGAAGAACAGGGCAATGAGATTATCATGGCTGCCCGTGCGCACTGGTTTGAAGATGAAGATGGCGCACCCGCGCCGGGGTTTGAAGAGGAGGACGCCGTTGTCGCGGAAGACTCCCAATGA
- a CDS encoding DUF1499 domain-containing protein: protein MSEEIEKTAEPESVGATSAPPVTPSVETTDTNVVPQPSDWAGKSVLVMAIVAALWGLLGPIGAGWGLWDWRSGLTGLQYSFFLAVAALLLGLIFGWWHRKRAKGNRRWLRWTGMAIALVYAGWMLSWVYTARSVPAIHDISTDLADPPQYRMLALRPDNLDDVPGVDDPKMKGMNPMQRWELLHRQAYGDVRTVRMNEPVAEVIAKAERLAQTRGWDIAVADPVEGRMEATATTALFRFKDDIVLRVRPTEDGKGSVIDMRSVSRVGVSDLGVNAKRIRKFLADLSGTVSAT from the coding sequence ATGTCGGAAGAGATCGAAAAGACCGCAGAACCGGAAAGCGTCGGAGCAACTTCGGCACCGCCTGTTACCCCTTCTGTCGAAACAACCGACACCAATGTTGTGCCACAACCATCTGACTGGGCAGGCAAATCGGTGCTCGTAATGGCGATTGTCGCCGCGCTTTGGGGGCTGCTTGGCCCAATCGGTGCGGGCTGGGGATTGTGGGACTGGAGAAGCGGTCTAACCGGGCTGCAATACTCCTTCTTCTTGGCCGTCGCGGCACTTTTGCTCGGGCTGATTTTTGGCTGGTGGCACCGGAAGCGCGCCAAAGGCAATCGCCGTTGGCTGCGCTGGACGGGGATGGCCATCGCCTTGGTCTATGCAGGCTGGATGCTAAGCTGGGTTTATACGGCACGCTCGGTGCCAGCCATTCATGACATTTCAACCGATCTTGCCGATCCGCCCCAATATCGGATGCTGGCATTGCGCCCTGATAATCTGGACGATGTGCCTGGCGTCGATGATCCCAAAATGAAGGGCATGAACCCGATGCAGCGCTGGGAACTGTTGCATCGGCAGGCTTATGGGGATGTGCGGACCGTGCGGATGAACGAGCCGGTGGCCGAAGTAATCGCAAAAGCGGAACGGCTTGCCCAGACGCGCGGTTGGGATATCGCAGTTGCCGATCCGGTCGAAGGACGGATGGAGGCAACTGCGACAACGGCGTTGTTCCGCTTCAAGGACGACATCGTGCTGCGCGTTCGTCCGACTGAAGATGGCAAGGGCAGCGTTATCGACATGCGTTCGGTCAGCCGCGTCGGTGTCAGCGACCTTGGCGTCAATGCCAAGCGGATCCGCAAATTCCTTGCGGATCTGTCGGGAACGGTGTCTGCGACCTGA
- a CDS encoding DUF1285 domain-containing protein, with the protein MPYNPPPELATLDLAAIAQLVAERKLPPVDQWHPSKTGDSEICITADGRWFHQGGEIRRPAMVRAFSSLLRREADGSYHLVTPQERLSIAVEDAPFIAVECLREGYGPQSTFAFRLNTDDLVIAGPDHGIETRPFPYLHVRGDLWAKFSRPVYYELAEIALEENPDVPGIWSDGEFFALGAAE; encoded by the coding sequence ATGCCCTATAATCCGCCACCCGAATTGGCGACGCTCGATCTGGCGGCCATCGCGCAACTGGTGGCCGAACGCAAACTGCCGCCGGTCGATCAATGGCACCCTTCAAAAACGGGCGACAGCGAAATATGCATAACCGCCGACGGACGCTGGTTTCACCAGGGCGGAGAGATTCGCCGCCCGGCCATGGTTCGGGCCTTTTCGTCCTTGCTGCGCCGCGAGGCTGACGGCAGCTATCATCTTGTGACGCCGCAGGAGCGCCTATCGATTGCCGTCGAGGACGCGCCCTTCATCGCGGTTGAATGCCTACGCGAGGGCTACGGTCCGCAGTCAACCTTTGCCTTTCGGCTCAACACCGATGATCTTGTTATTGCCGGTCCAGATCATGGTATCGAAACACGGCCTTTTCCCTATTTACACGTGCGCGGAGACCTATGGGCCAAATTCTCTCGCCCGGTATATTATGAACTCGCCGAAATCGCGCTTGAAGAAAACCCTGATGTACCGGGAATCTGGAGCGATGGAGAGTTTTTTGCTCTAGGCGCAGCCGAATGA
- a CDS encoding TCR/Tet family MFS transporter, with the protein MSMDPAIQKRATRFVLLTVLIYSMGFGIIMPVLPDLIRHLADVDAAEAARIGAWIGATYGLFQVLLMPTVGNLGDRFGRRPVFLVSLFAFGLDFLLMGLAPNIGWLFVGRAIAGGLGAIFGPANAAMADMSTADNRAASFGKVGAAFGMGFILGPVVGGFLGDFGPRVPFFVAAGLAFANGIYGWLVFPETMAKEKQRPFEWKRANPLGAFASLGHIKGILPVALIYFLWALAGNVYPSSWSFFAPIQYDWDSRMVGISLGLVGVSMALFQAVIIRRFITRFGERRTAYVGMLSGIASYLVVAFVPYGGVIMVLLLVNGFSGMVMPSLNAMMSMRTPPSQQGELQGLIGSLSALSLMIAQFTYNYALAAFTETGAPVRFPGAPFVIAATIGAIAFLSLLMLRKRPDQLPQAHD; encoded by the coding sequence ATGTCGATGGACCCCGCCATCCAGAAACGCGCGACGCGTTTCGTGTTGTTGACCGTGCTCATTTACTCGATGGGTTTCGGCATCATCATGCCTGTGTTGCCGGATCTGATCCGCCATCTCGCGGATGTTGACGCAGCCGAAGCAGCGCGGATCGGGGCCTGGATCGGTGCAACCTATGGCCTGTTTCAGGTTTTGCTGATGCCGACGGTTGGCAATCTGGGTGACCGCTTTGGCCGCCGTCCGGTGTTTCTGGTTTCGCTGTTCGCTTTTGGTTTGGACTTTTTGCTGATGGGGCTCGCCCCCAATATCGGATGGCTTTTTGTCGGGCGTGCCATTGCGGGTGGATTGGGCGCGATATTCGGCCCGGCCAATGCCGCCATGGCCGATATGTCGACCGCGGACAATCGCGCCGCAAGCTTTGGCAAAGTCGGGGCAGCCTTTGGCATGGGTTTCATCCTGGGCCCCGTCGTTGGCGGCTTCCTTGGCGATTTCGGCCCGCGTGTCCCCTTCTTTGTCGCAGCCGGCCTAGCCTTCGCCAACGGTATTTACGGTTGGCTCGTCTTCCCCGAAACCATGGCTAAGGAAAAACAACGCCCCTTCGAATGGAAACGGGCGAATCCGCTCGGCGCTTTTGCGTCGCTTGGCCATATCAAAGGCATATTGCCGGTCGCTTTGATCTACTTCCTCTGGGCACTGGCAGGGAATGTCTACCCGTCGAGCTGGTCGTTTTTCGCACCCATCCAATATGATTGGGACAGCCGCATGGTGGGGATATCGCTAGGGCTGGTCGGAGTCTCTATGGCTTTGTTTCAAGCAGTCATCATCCGCCGCTTCATCACCCGATTTGGTGAGAGGCGCACGGCTTATGTCGGGATGCTGTCGGGCATCGCCAGCTATCTGGTTGTTGCCTTTGTGCCCTATGGCGGAGTCATTATGGTGCTGCTGCTCGTTAATGGCTTTTCGGGCATGGTGATGCCGTCGCTCAACGCCATGATGTCAATGCGCACGCCCCCTTCGCAACAGGGGGAACTGCAGGGGTTGATCGGCAGCCTGTCTGCGCTCAGCCTGATGATCGCACAGTTTACCTATAATTATGCGCTGGCGGCATTTACCGAAACCGGTGCTCCAGTGCGCTTCCCCGGCGCTCCTTTTGTTATTGCCGCAACCATCGGCGCGATTGCGTTTCTTTCATTGTTGATGTTGCGTAAGCGACCTGATCAGCTCCCGCAGGCCCATGACTGA
- a CDS encoding CoA pyrophosphatase: protein MSWRQNIIDALAPDRQIDIHDERRFAAEGFVYRPAAVLIALTDRSEPGVILTQRPDWLRSHAGQVAFPGGKIDDTDSDVFAAALREAEEEIALPRDAVTLLGEADTYHSGSGYRISPVLGIIPPDLPLVANPEEVDDWFEVPLDFLVDPKNAKLQTATWQGQTRQYYDMDWQGRRIWGVTAGIIANLARRLRG from the coding sequence ATGAGCTGGCGTCAGAATATCATCGACGCGCTTGCGCCTGACCGGCAGATCGATATCCACGATGAGCGGCGCTTTGCAGCAGAAGGCTTTGTCTATCGGCCTGCGGCGGTACTGATTGCCCTCACCGACCGAAGCGAACCCGGAGTCATTCTCACCCAGCGCCCGGACTGGTTGCGCAGCCACGCCGGGCAAGTCGCGTTCCCCGGCGGAAAGATCGACGACACCGATAGCGATGTATTTGCCGCGGCCCTACGAGAGGCGGAAGAAGAAATCGCCCTGCCCCGCGATGCCGTAACCTTATTGGGGGAAGCCGATACCTATCACAGCGGCAGCGGATACCGCATCAGCCCTGTGCTGGGTATCATTCCGCCCGACCTGCCATTGGTGGCGAACCCCGAAGAAGTGGACGACTGGTTTGAAGTACCGCTAGACTTTCTTGTCGACCCCAAAAATGCGAAGCTGCAAACTGCAACGTGGCAGGGGCAGACGCGGCAATATTATGATATGGACTGGCAAGGCAGAAGGATCTGGGGTGTGACGGCGGGGATTATCGCCAATCTTGCACGCAGGTTGCGCGGGTGA
- a CDS encoding CCA tRNA nucleotidyltransferase, which translates to MTQTLLPDAEWLSHPGLLAVIDALRSPKGNARLVGGAVRDSLLGLAVSDIDLATPLLPKDVIDRLEAKQIKAVPTGIEHGTITAVSHDKTFEVTTLRRDVSTDGRRATVEFSESWAEDAARRDFTINALYADPETREIYDYFSGQVDLEKGLVRFIGDAEARIAEDHLRILRFFRFYARFGRNDPDNCALQACSKAASSLMALSRERIADELIKLLSLSHPETSIALMCQGGIFSAFLPEIATDASARLVQLIKRENSAHALPNAGRRLNAILPEDVAIVETVAARLKLSNRLRTELAARLTDCKPSSTDARALAYRLGINLARDLFLLHGDESTWMTGYAALDGWEPPAFPIKGGQLVEKGLDAGPLVAKTLQAIERQWIEEGFPDANRAAEIADQAVVTALSLRNA; encoded by the coding sequence GTGACGCAGACTCTCCTCCCTGATGCTGAATGGCTGAGCCATCCCGGTTTGCTCGCCGTCATAGACGCGCTCCGTTCGCCAAAGGGCAATGCTCGGTTGGTAGGCGGTGCGGTGCGCGACAGCCTTTTAGGATTGGCTGTATCTGACATCGATCTGGCCACGCCATTGCTGCCAAAAGATGTGATCGACAGACTGGAAGCTAAGCAGATCAAGGCCGTCCCCACCGGCATCGAACATGGCACCATCACCGCTGTATCACACGACAAGACGTTCGAGGTCACTACACTCCGCCGTGATGTATCGACCGATGGGCGCCGCGCGACTGTCGAATTTTCGGAAAGCTGGGCCGAAGATGCCGCACGAAGGGATTTTACGATCAACGCGCTGTATGCCGACCCCGAAACCCGCGAGATTTACGACTATTTTTCTGGGCAAGTGGATCTCGAAAAAGGCCTGGTCCGCTTTATCGGCGATGCAGAAGCACGCATTGCGGAGGACCATCTGCGCATATTGCGTTTCTTCCGCTTCTATGCCCGTTTTGGTCGAAACGATCCTGATAACTGCGCGTTGCAAGCTTGCTCCAAAGCCGCCAGCAGCCTGATGGCGTTATCGCGCGAACGGATTGCCGATGAATTGATCAAGCTTCTGTCGCTGTCGCATCCTGAAACGAGTATCGCGCTGATGTGTCAGGGAGGCATCTTCAGCGCGTTTCTGCCCGAAATCGCAACGGATGCGTCTGCCCGTCTTGTACAGCTGATTAAACGCGAAAATTCCGCACATGCCTTACCAAATGCAGGCCGACGGCTGAATGCCATTCTGCCAGAAGACGTTGCTATTGTTGAGACCGTTGCTGCGCGGCTGAAGCTTTCCAATCGCCTGCGCACCGAATTAGCGGCGCGCCTGACGGATTGCAAACCGTCCTCGACTGATGCCCGCGCTTTGGCCTATCGTCTCGGAATAAATTTGGCGCGCGACCTCTTTCTGCTCCACGGCGACGAAAGCACATGGATGACCGGATATGCCGCACTTGATGGCTGGGAACCGCCCGCCTTCCCGATCAAAGGAGGACAGCTGGTTGAGAAAGGCCTTGATGCGGGTCCCCTGGTTGCGAAAACGCTGCAGGCCATCGAACGGCAATGGATCGAAGAGGGATTTCCAGACGCTAACCGTGCAGCGGAAATTGCGGATCAGGCAGTCGTGACGGCACTGTCCTTAAGGAACGCATAA
- a CDS encoding putative bifunctional diguanylate cyclase/phosphodiesterase — protein MWDSKTFAHGSPASLTSKLVQRTVPEGEAASHVWLASLPIAAAIYRVDISGVKRIATNPNFDNIGLTRAARAGLDLGYFNDLILDMAANDRDSHFDCWRSDDRIQPLELEISVACFGASKDHYLVSLVDRTADAVNKINLRREMMSDSLTGFSNRIGFEERVEDAVSMLRSSNPDGRFALVVFDLARFSRINESVGVLAGDELIITVARRLSSRLRSNEIIGRMGGDEFALFAAIDGGQAVASIAQRIARAFDDPCKLSDLEIKIDCAVAAAEGIASADDPMDVLRHAHIALKKAKQTKRFELFVSESLNRAKHRFSLETDLRHALARNELELHYQPLIDLDTGRLNGFEALARWNHQDHGYVSPLDFIPVAEESGLIVPLGRWALSEAARTIANWERELGSELPTKISVNLSAVQLLRDDVPAAVADALGSAGICGSRLTLELTESAFVDDPVGARRVLEALKGLNTHLAMDDFGTGYSNLAYLQKLPIDVLKIDRSFIADMTANSDNKAIVSTILSLASALGMKTTAEGIESAEISSALRELGCTNGQGYYFARPLNADAAYAFLKDSAVTTA, from the coding sequence ATGTGGGACAGCAAAACATTTGCCCACGGGTCGCCAGCCTCTCTGACGTCGAAACTGGTTCAGAGAACTGTTCCCGAAGGTGAAGCCGCCAGCCATGTTTGGCTGGCCTCGCTGCCTATTGCCGCAGCCATTTACCGTGTCGACATCAGCGGCGTGAAACGGATCGCGACCAATCCGAATTTTGATAACATTGGCTTGACCCGTGCTGCTCGCGCCGGCCTCGATCTTGGATATTTCAATGACTTGATCCTGGACATGGCGGCGAATGACCGCGACTCCCATTTCGATTGCTGGCGATCCGATGATCGGATTCAGCCTCTTGAACTCGAGATCAGCGTAGCCTGCTTCGGCGCGTCGAAAGACCATTATCTGGTATCGCTGGTCGATCGTACCGCCGACGCTGTAAACAAAATCAACCTGCGTCGCGAAATGATGAGCGACAGCTTGACGGGCTTCAGTAACCGAATCGGTTTCGAAGAACGCGTCGAGGATGCAGTATCGATGTTGCGCAGCTCCAATCCCGATGGACGATTTGCACTGGTGGTTTTCGATCTTGCCCGCTTCAGCCGCATCAATGAATCGGTTGGCGTACTTGCGGGTGACGAACTCATTATCACCGTCGCGCGACGCCTGAGTTCGCGCTTACGGTCGAATGAGATTATCGGGCGCATGGGCGGTGACGAGTTTGCCTTGTTTGCTGCCATCGATGGCGGGCAGGCTGTGGCCTCGATCGCACAGCGAATTGCGCGTGCCTTTGATGACCCGTGCAAGCTCTCCGATCTGGAAATCAAAATTGATTGCGCCGTGGCAGCAGCAGAAGGCATTGCGTCGGCTGACGATCCGATGGATGTACTGCGGCACGCGCATATTGCGCTGAAAAAAGCGAAGCAAACAAAGCGGTTTGAGTTGTTTGTTTCTGAAAGCCTCAATCGCGCCAAACATCGTTTCTCATTGGAAACCGACTTGCGCCATGCGCTCGCGCGAAATGAGCTGGAACTACACTATCAACCTCTTATCGATCTCGATACCGGGCGGCTAAATGGTTTTGAGGCTCTCGCCCGCTGGAACCACCAGGATCATGGCTATGTTTCGCCGCTCGACTTCATTCCGGTTGCGGAAGAAAGTGGCCTGATAGTTCCTTTGGGCCGTTGGGCGCTGAGCGAAGCGGCGCGAACCATAGCCAATTGGGAGCGGGAGCTGGGCAGCGAATTGCCTACGAAGATATCGGTCAATCTATCGGCTGTACAATTGCTGCGCGACGATGTCCCGGCGGCGGTTGCGGATGCACTTGGATCGGCTGGAATTTGCGGCAGCAGGCTGACGCTGGAGCTTACCGAAAGCGCTTTTGTCGACGATCCCGTTGGTGCACGCCGTGTGCTTGAGGCATTGAAAGGGTTGAACACGCATTTGGCGATGGACGATTTTGGTACGGGCTATTCGAACCTCGCCTATTTGCAGAAATTGCCCATCGATGTGCTCAAGATCGATCGCAGCTTCATAGCGGACATGACCGCCAATAGCGACAACAAGGCCATTGTTAGCACGATTCTGTCCCTCGCAAGTGCGTTGGGAATGAAAACCACGGCCGAAGGCATTGAGTCGGCAGAGATTTCATCAGCATTGCGTGAGTTGGGCTGCACCAACGGCCAAGGCTATTATTTTGCCCGCCCTCTGAATGCCGACGCCGCTTATGCGTTCCTTAAGGACAGTGCCGTCACGACTGCCTGA